In Crassostrea angulata isolate pt1a10 chromosome 6, ASM2561291v2, whole genome shotgun sequence, a genomic segment contains:
- the LOC128186668 gene encoding protein HGH1 homolog, with protein MNVKDLDLGHLETEFAPILTVSAPPHVKKPAIEYFLGLTGTDEGKMFIGTSDKFIKNILDLTEDPDDAVVKASYETLINLATLDSTCQRILKCKNCSDVIITNFEKIMDPKYKHADLVCKFLSNLTRSEECAQKVAEIIKDTDKVKVVKLVTILCTKDYNSNADLHYLAPILANLSQSRHIRDEILNRDQWVIQRLLPFVSYMESDIRRLGVVSCIKNCCFDEEHHDWLLSDKVDILSYLLLPLAGPEEFDDDDMEKLPDRIQYLPPDKTREPIAEIRRILLQAILKLCATRDGRQYIKDKNTYVIIRELHKWEGQRSNIPAIMNLIDILIGDEPEPGMENLHEVEIPDHLKEKFKKEDEEDEKEYMAEKPS; from the exons ATGAATGTAAAGGACCTAGATTTAGGACACCTGGAGACAGAGTTTGCTCCCATTCTCACTGTGTCTGCACCTCCCCATGTCAAAAAACCTGCTATAGAGTACTTTTTGGGATTGACTGGTACAGATGAGGGAAAGATGTTTATAGGCACTAGTGATAAGTTCATTAAAAACATTCTAGACCTGACTGAAGACCCTGATGATGCAGTGGTTAAAGCCTCCTATGAAACTCTCATTAACCTTGCAACACTGGATTCCACATGTCAGAGAATTCTGAAATGTAAAAACTGTTCCGATGTCATTatcacaaattttgaaaaaatcatggATCCAAAATATAAACATGCTGATCTTGTGTGCAAATTTCTGTCAAACTTAACTAGATCAGAAGAATGTGCCCAAAAAGTGGCCGAAATAATCAAGGATACAGACAAGGTAAAAGTTGTGAAGTTAGTGACTATATTGTGTACTAAAGACTACAACTCAAATGCAGATCTTCATTACTTGGCCCCTATTTTAGCCAATTTAAGCCAGTCTCGTCACATTCGTGATGAAATTCTGAACAGAGACCAGTGGGTGATTCAGCGATTGCTGCCATTTGTCTCGTACATGGAGTCGGACATCAGACGTTTAGGGGTGGTCAGCTGCATAAAAAACTGCTGCTTTGATGAAG AACACCATGACTGGTTGCTAAGCGACAAGGTGGACATTCTGTCCTATCTGCTTCTTCCTCTGGCGGGCCCCGAGGAGTTTGATGACGATGACATGGAGAAACTGCCCGACAGGATACAGTACCTACCTCCAGACAAAACCAGAGAACCGATAGCAGAGATTCGGCGCATCTTGTTACAGGCAATTCTTAAA TTGTGTGCAACTAGAGATGGCAGACAATATATCAAAGACAAAAACACCTATGTCATCATTCGAGAACTGCACAAATGGGAAGGGCAACGGAGCAACATACCCGCCATCATGAACCTGATAGACATTCTTATAGGAGACGAACCAGAACCAGGCATGGAGAACTTGCATGAGGTGGAAATTCCCGACCACCtgaaggaaaagtttaaaaaggaAGATGAAGAGGATGAGAAAGAGTACATGGCAGAAAAACCCAGTTAG
- the LOC128188708 gene encoding replication factor C subunit 2-like isoform X1, giving the protein MADQEMEIDETPVATKSSGNPHHEQPWVEKYRPVKLHDIVGNEETISRLEVFGRDGNVPNVIIAGPPGTGKTTSILCLARAMLGPSYRDAVLEMNASNDRGIDVVRNKIKMFAQQKVTLPKGRHKIIILDEADSMTDGAQQALRRTMEIYSKTTRFALACNASDKIIEPIQSRCAVLRYSKLTDAQVLKRLLEVCEAEAVSYTDDGLEAIVFTAQGDMRQALNNLQSTFQGFGHVNSENVFKVCDEPHPMLIQDMLQHCVNGNVEEAYKTMAHLWKLGYSADDIITIIFRVCKNQNIPEFLKLEFIKEIGYTHMRIAEGVQSLLQMSALLARLCKKSAVPGIKG; this is encoded by the exons ATGGCTGATCAAGAAATGGAAATTGACGAAACCCCAGTTGCAACAAAGTCCAGTGGTAATCCTCACCACGAACAACCATG GGTTGAAAAGTACAGGCCTGTGAAACTTCATGATATAGTTGGAAACGAAGAAACTATTAGCCGTCTTGAGGTCTTTGGACGAGATGGAAATGTCCCTAATGTTATAATTGCA GGTCCACCAGGTACTGGTAAAACCACCAGTATACTGTGTTTAGCCAGAGCTATGCTTGGTCCCTCCTATAGAGACGCTGTCCTTGAAATGAATGCATCTAATGACAG AGGTATAGATGTTGTAAggaacaaaattaaaatgtttgcaCAACAAAAAGTTACTCTGCCAAAAGGAAGACATAAGATTATAATTCTAGATGAAGCAGACAG TATGACAGATGGAGCTCAGCAAGCCCTGAGAAGAACAATGGAAATCTACTCCAAAACTACAAGGTTCGCCTTGGCCTGCAATGCATCAGACAAAATAATTG AACCTATCCAGTCTCGGTGTGCCGTCCTGCGATATTCTAAGCTGACTGACGCCCAGGTTTTGAAGCGGTTACTGGAGGTGTGTGAGGCGGAGGCGGTCAGCTACACAGATGACGGTCTAGAGGCCATTGTGTTCACAGCCCAAGGAGACATGCGACAG GCTCTAAACAACTTGCAGTCCACATTTCAAGGTTTTGGTCATGTCAACAGTGAAAATGTCTTCAAG GTTTGTGATGAGCCTCATCCAATGCTTATTCAAGACATGCTACAGCACTGCGTGAATGGCAATGTGGAGGAAGCTTACAAAACCATGGCCCACCTCTGGAAGCTAGGCTATTCAGCGGATGACATCATCACTATTATCTTTAGGGTGTGCAAGAATCAAAATATCCCAGAATTCCTCAAACTGGAATTCATCAAG GAAATAGGATATACTCACATGAGAATTGCTGAAGGGGTTCAATCATTATTGCAAATGTCAGCATTGCTGGCGAGACTATGTAAAAAATCGGCAGTGCCAGGTATCAAAGGATAA
- the LOC128188708 gene encoding replication factor C subunit 2-like isoform X2, producing MADQEMEIDETPVATKSSGNPHHEQPWVEKYRPVKLHDIVGNEETISRLEVFGRDGNVPNVIIAGPPGTGKTTSILCLARAMLGPSYRDAVLEMNASNDRGIDVVRNKIKMFAQQKVTLPKGRHKIIILDEADSMTDGAQQALRRTMEIYSKTTRFALACNASDKIIEPIQSRCAVLRYSKLTDAQVLKRLLEVCEAEAVSYTDDGLEAIVFTAQGDMRQVCDEPHPMLIQDMLQHCVNGNVEEAYKTMAHLWKLGYSADDIITIIFRVCKNQNIPEFLKLEFIKEIGYTHMRIAEGVQSLLQMSALLARLCKKSAVPGIKG from the exons ATGGCTGATCAAGAAATGGAAATTGACGAAACCCCAGTTGCAACAAAGTCCAGTGGTAATCCTCACCACGAACAACCATG GGTTGAAAAGTACAGGCCTGTGAAACTTCATGATATAGTTGGAAACGAAGAAACTATTAGCCGTCTTGAGGTCTTTGGACGAGATGGAAATGTCCCTAATGTTATAATTGCA GGTCCACCAGGTACTGGTAAAACCACCAGTATACTGTGTTTAGCCAGAGCTATGCTTGGTCCCTCCTATAGAGACGCTGTCCTTGAAATGAATGCATCTAATGACAG AGGTATAGATGTTGTAAggaacaaaattaaaatgtttgcaCAACAAAAAGTTACTCTGCCAAAAGGAAGACATAAGATTATAATTCTAGATGAAGCAGACAG TATGACAGATGGAGCTCAGCAAGCCCTGAGAAGAACAATGGAAATCTACTCCAAAACTACAAGGTTCGCCTTGGCCTGCAATGCATCAGACAAAATAATTG AACCTATCCAGTCTCGGTGTGCCGTCCTGCGATATTCTAAGCTGACTGACGCCCAGGTTTTGAAGCGGTTACTGGAGGTGTGTGAGGCGGAGGCGGTCAGCTACACAGATGACGGTCTAGAGGCCATTGTGTTCACAGCCCAAGGAGACATGCGACAG GTTTGTGATGAGCCTCATCCAATGCTTATTCAAGACATGCTACAGCACTGCGTGAATGGCAATGTGGAGGAAGCTTACAAAACCATGGCCCACCTCTGGAAGCTAGGCTATTCAGCGGATGACATCATCACTATTATCTTTAGGGTGTGCAAGAATCAAAATATCCCAGAATTCCTCAAACTGGAATTCATCAAG GAAATAGGATATACTCACATGAGAATTGCTGAAGGGGTTCAATCATTATTGCAAATGTCAGCATTGCTGGCGAGACTATGTAAAAAATCGGCAGTGCCAGGTATCAAAGGATAA
- the LOC128187481 gene encoding uncharacterized protein LOC128187481, which translates to MNITQETGGYPDGGLSLTDNEKSLLYFFQTDFDNDLPDTSSTDDRCHSTTKTTTGLDISEQCICNIQKECNESQAVRASTTEEIVSRIDSSMIQILHDPVKIYNKECSSEIGDLHAQYVRHDDDEAKNNIPQPTHPTETEHRNFPRHTSKKDFYRKVSLDVLGSRIQDNDVAESPKLKSGFILTNIHSTIDVLQPERINNKSEESAGSGFLIKHRVTNYRSTPWHQLLNRLPFVVWADNGPTSVRKRGFLHKIGKYLRKN; encoded by the exons ATGAACATCACTCAG GAGACAGGAGGGTATCCGGATGGTGGACTATCGTTAACAGACAACGAAAAAAGTCTGCTTTACTTTTTTCAAACTGACTTTGACAACGAT CTGCCAGACACTTCCTCAACGGATGACAGGTGTCATTCGACAACCAAAACAACAACAGGACTAGATATTTCCGAACAGTGTATCTGCAACATACAGAAAGAATGTAACGAAAGCCAGGCAGTCAGGGCTAGCACCACCGAGGAAATCGTGTCCAGAATCGACAGTTCAATGATACAAATACTACATGATCCTGTAAAGATTTATAATAAAGAATGTTCATCTGAGATTGGGGATCTCCATGCTCAGTATGTTAGACATGACGATGACGAGGCTAAGAACAATATTCCCCAACCTACCCATCCCACTGAAACCGAGCATCGTAATTTTCCGAGACATACAAGCAAAAAA GACTTTTATCGCAAAGTTTCTCTAGATGTACTGGGTTCCAGGATCCAAGACAATGACGTCGCCGAATCGCCGAAACT AAAATCTGGATTCATATTGACCAATATTCATTCAACAATAGATGTTCTGCAACCAGAG AGAATAAACAACAAGAGTGAAGAAAGCGCGGGAAGTGGATTTCTAATCAAACACCGTGTTACTAATTATAGATCGACTCCGTGGCACCAGCTACTGAATAGGTTACCATTTGTCGTATGG GCAGATAATGGTCCAACTTCTGTTAGAAAAAGAGgatttttgcataaaattggaaaatatttGCGAAAGAATTAA